The following are from one region of the Rattus rattus isolate New Zealand chromosome 13, Rrattus_CSIRO_v1, whole genome shotgun sequence genome:
- the LOC116914812 gene encoding 40S ribosomal protein S18 produces the protein MSLVIPEKFQHILRVLNTNIDGRRKIAFAITAIKGVGRRYAHVVLRKADIDLTKRAGELTEDEVERVITIMQNPRQYKIPDWFLNRQKDVKDGKYSQVLANGLDNKLREDLERLKKIRAHRGLRHFWGLRVRGQHTKTTGRRGRTVGVSKKK, from the coding sequence ATGTCCCTAGTGATCCCCGAGAAGTTTCAGCACATCCTGCGAGTACTCAACACCAACATCGATGGGCGGCGGAAAATAGCCTTCGCTATCACTGCCATTAAGGGTGTGGGGCGGAGATACGCTCATGTGGTGTTGAGGAAAGCAGACATTGACCTCACCAAGAGGGCTGGGGAGCTCACGGAGGACGAGGTGGAGCGTGTGATCACCATCATGCAGAACCCACGACAATACAAGATCCCCGACTGGTTCTTGAACAGACAGAAGGACGTGAAGGATGGGAAGTATAGCCAGGTTCTGGCCAACGGTCTAGACAACAAGCTGCGTGAGGACCTGGAGCGGCTGAAGAAAATCCGAGCCCATAGAGGGCTGCGCCACTTTTGGGGCCTTCGTGTCCGGGGTCAGCACACCAAGACCACTGGCCGCAGGGGCCGTACTGTGGGTGTGTCCAAGAAGAAATGA